A part of Solicola gregarius genomic DNA contains:
- a CDS encoding acyl-CoA dehydrogenase family protein, whose product MSNAFSLSREHEEFRQVVAAFANAEVAPHIAAWDREHHFPVDVVQKMGELGLFGLTAPEEYGGAGGDFTSLCVAIEELGRVDQSIGITLEAGVGLGINPILTFGSDTQKKRWLPDLVAGRTLAGFGLTEPGSGSDAGATKTKAELVDGHWIVNGAKQFITNSGSPVTSVVTVTARTGERPDGRPEISTILLPSDTPGFTAEPAYDKLGWHCSDTHPLTFDDARVPEDHLLGERGRGFAQFLATLDDGRVAIAALAVGCIQACLDMCVDYAGERTTFGVPIGSKQGVAFQVSDLAVMADAARGLTYKAAAMKDAGAPMKEFKQAAAIAKLYATESAVTATRIGTQVFGGYGFMEEYPIARFYRDAKILEIGEGTSEVQRMLIARNLGLPVE is encoded by the coding sequence ATGTCGAATGCCTTCAGCCTCAGCCGCGAGCACGAGGAGTTCCGTCAGGTCGTCGCTGCGTTCGCGAACGCCGAGGTCGCCCCGCACATCGCCGCCTGGGACCGCGAACACCACTTCCCGGTCGACGTCGTGCAAAAGATGGGCGAGCTCGGGCTGTTCGGGCTGACTGCCCCGGAGGAGTACGGCGGTGCGGGCGGCGACTTCACCAGCCTCTGCGTCGCGATCGAGGAGCTCGGGCGGGTCGACCAGTCGATCGGCATCACCCTCGAGGCCGGCGTCGGACTCGGCATCAACCCGATCCTCACGTTCGGCTCCGACACGCAGAAGAAGCGCTGGCTGCCCGACCTCGTCGCCGGGCGTACGCTCGCCGGCTTCGGCCTCACCGAGCCGGGCTCCGGGTCCGATGCCGGCGCGACCAAGACGAAGGCCGAGTTGGTCGACGGACACTGGATCGTCAACGGGGCAAAGCAGTTCATCACCAACTCCGGGTCGCCGGTCACGTCTGTGGTGACGGTGACGGCGCGTACGGGCGAGCGGCCGGACGGTCGCCCGGAGATCTCCACGATCCTGCTCCCGTCCGACACGCCCGGATTCACCGCGGAGCCCGCGTACGACAAGCTGGGCTGGCACTGCTCGGACACCCACCCGCTCACGTTCGACGACGCTCGCGTACCCGAAGACCACCTGCTCGGCGAGCGCGGCCGCGGATTCGCGCAGTTCCTCGCCACCCTCGACGACGGCCGGGTCGCGATCGCCGCCCTCGCCGTCGGCTGCATCCAGGCCTGCCTCGACATGTGTGTCGATTATGCGGGGGAGCGTACGACGTTCGGTGTGCCGATCGGCTCGAAGCAGGGAGTCGCGTTCCAGGTCTCCGACCTCGCCGTGATGGCCGACGCGGCCCGCGGTCTCACGTACAAGGCGGCCGCGATGAAGGACGCCGGTGCCCCGATGAAGGAGTTCAAGCAGGCCGCCGCGATCGCCAAGCTGTACGCGACGGAGTCGGCCGTCACCGCGACCCGGATCGGCACCCAGGTGTTCGGCGGGTACGGCTTCATGGAGGAGTACCCGATCGCGCGCTTCTACCGTGACGCAAAGATCCTGGAGATCGGCGAAGGGACGTCCGAGGTCCAGCGGATGTTGATCGCACGCAACCTCGGGCTGCCGGTCGAGTAG
- the codB gene encoding cytosine permease, with protein sequence MSRHAVGEDETAEPIDPDYPVTSVPPGARKSFFSLAVVLLGFTIFTPTMLAGAELGTAFSFWKLMLVILAGSAILGAYVAAMGYVGARTGLTTVVMARFSFGNRGSKLASLLLGGTQIGWYGVIVGTIGDLTAQAADWDSYGAKASVMIATSVLMCVTACYGYRGMYWVSLVSTPLILALAVWVLARSLDEVGGFDGLTSVEPSTSMSFAVAITTVVGTFVSAGTQAPNWTRFGRTGMQAVWACVIGFLVGNGLMIFFGAIGAITFGEGDFVLVLYELGLVGWGLVLLFGNLWKSNADTAYAFGVAGAEMFEKPRKTPFIIGGSIIGTLLALTGVQNHLVDYLGVLGTFIPPLGGVIIADFWCRWRGGMTGNPPAVHWPNIAAYAVAGFLAWLSGELDVGIPPLIGIVVAIVLTVAFRRVPARAAV encoded by the coding sequence ATGAGCCGCCACGCGGTCGGCGAGGACGAGACGGCGGAGCCCATCGACCCGGACTACCCGGTGACGTCGGTGCCGCCGGGCGCGCGCAAGTCGTTCTTCTCGCTCGCCGTCGTCCTGCTCGGCTTCACGATCTTCACTCCGACCATGCTCGCGGGCGCCGAGCTGGGCACGGCGTTCTCGTTCTGGAAGCTGATGCTCGTCATCCTGGCCGGCTCGGCGATCCTCGGGGCGTACGTCGCCGCGATGGGGTACGTCGGTGCGCGTACCGGACTGACGACGGTCGTGATGGCCCGGTTCAGCTTCGGCAACCGCGGCTCCAAGCTCGCGTCGCTCCTGCTCGGGGGCACCCAGATCGGCTGGTACGGCGTGATCGTCGGCACCATCGGCGACCTCACGGCTCAGGCGGCCGACTGGGACTCGTACGGCGCGAAGGCGTCGGTGATGATCGCGACGAGCGTCTTGATGTGCGTGACGGCTTGCTACGGATACCGCGGCATGTACTGGGTCTCGCTGGTCTCGACGCCGCTGATCCTCGCGCTCGCGGTGTGGGTGCTCGCCCGTTCGCTCGACGAGGTCGGTGGGTTCGACGGCTTGACCTCGGTCGAGCCGAGTACGTCGATGTCGTTCGCCGTGGCGATCACGACCGTCGTCGGCACATTCGTCTCGGCGGGTACCCAGGCGCCCAACTGGACCAGGTTCGGACGTACCGGTATGCAGGCGGTCTGGGCTTGCGTGATCGGCTTCCTGGTCGGCAACGGGCTGATGATCTTCTTCGGCGCGATCGGCGCGATCACGTTCGGCGAGGGCGACTTCGTGCTCGTGCTGTACGAGCTCGGGCTGGTCGGCTGGGGACTCGTGCTGCTGTTCGGCAACCTCTGGAAGAGCAACGCCGACACGGCGTACGCGTTCGGCGTCGCGGGCGCGGAGATGTTCGAGAAGCCGCGCAAGACGCCGTTCATCATCGGCGGCTCGATCATCGGCACGCTGCTCGCGTTGACCGGCGTACAGAACCACCTGGTCGACTACCTCGGCGTGCTCGGCACGTTCATCCCGCCACTCGGCGGCGTGATCATCGCCGACTTCTGGTGCCGTTGGCGCGGCGGCATGACGGGCAACCCGCCCGCCGTGCATTGGCCGAACATCGCGGCGTACGCGGTTGCGGGGTTCCTTGCGTGGCTGTCGGGTGAGCTCGACGTCGGTATCCCGCCGCTGATCGGCATCGTCGTGGCGATCGTGCTCACGGTCGCATTCCGCCGCGTACCCGCGCGGGCAGCCGTCTGA
- a CDS encoding nucleoside deaminase, with protein MDDADRRFLDLAIEQAQIGWGEGGVPIGAALVRNGEVLAVGRNRRVQMDSAIRHGETDCIERAGRLPASTYRESTLYTTLSPCFMCAGTAVLYDIPRIVVGENRAFEASEVWLRSRGVVVDVVDDPACIDLMKRMLDERPQLWLEDIGETS; from the coding sequence ATGGACGACGCCGACCGACGGTTCCTCGATCTCGCGATCGAGCAGGCGCAGATCGGTTGGGGGGAGGGCGGTGTGCCGATCGGCGCGGCCCTCGTACGCAACGGCGAGGTGCTCGCGGTCGGTCGCAATCGGCGCGTGCAGATGGACAGCGCGATCCGCCACGGCGAGACCGACTGCATCGAACGGGCCGGGCGGTTGCCGGCGAGTACGTACCGCGAGTCCACGCTGTACACCACCCTGTCGCCCTGCTTCATGTGCGCCGGAACCGCCGTGTTGTACGACATCCCGCGAATCGTGGTCGGAGAGAACCGCGCGTTCGAGGCGTCGGAGGTCTGGCTGCGCAGCCGCGGAGTCGTCGTGGACGTGGTGGACGACCCGGCCTGCATCGACCTGATGAAGCGGATGCTCGATGAGCGTCCGCAGCTGTGGCTCGAGGACATCGGGGAGACGTCATGA
- a CDS encoding PucR family transcriptional regulator has translation MLPTLREVLAMPAFREADVEVLTGDPDAVSVRWVHSSEVYEMGGLLSGGEVLLTTGLGLHGRSAAQLTAYVDQLADAGCVALALEIGRSFFEVPVEFVDAARRRGLVLVALGAIVPFERMVEDFHDLLIRRKVGSPRAGEPVWQELLGLVVAGQGMTSLLNAVSRLAGCEVEFVDTDGQVVERSRIVTGQGRGERTVAEVRGPTGPLGRLVLAARPTQRRTAVAERAAVAVALELGRHPDHGARPSLAHAVITDLANGLLTSEGDLVERLSAAGWVATDEHVLVAAVDVDGRTPVRDAVPVVQEAVQSVLGNCLVGSAGHHVIVLAHGWRHALPARVRASFAEAYDAMRVAETGQALRTLGVAAPVAEFADVAGAVAQARDVVQVARRFGTRSGVLLARDVGTQRLLGSVDSAALSSFITEQLGPLIAFDAQHSADLVRTLDAHLANGGSKTRTALALGIRRQSLYARLERIAKLLGADLDDPAQTTSLGLALTAWRMRTGLDPQAAFDRPH, from the coding sequence ATGCTGCCGACACTGCGTGAGGTCCTCGCGATGCCCGCGTTCCGCGAGGCCGACGTGGAAGTGCTCACCGGCGACCCCGATGCCGTCTCGGTGCGGTGGGTGCATTCGTCCGAGGTGTACGAGATGGGCGGGCTGCTGTCGGGCGGCGAGGTGCTGCTGACCACCGGGCTCGGCCTCCATGGGCGCTCCGCCGCGCAGCTCACCGCGTACGTCGACCAGCTCGCCGATGCCGGCTGTGTGGCGCTTGCACTCGAGATCGGGCGGTCGTTCTTCGAGGTGCCGGTCGAGTTCGTCGACGCCGCGCGCCGACGCGGGCTGGTGCTCGTCGCGCTGGGCGCGATCGTCCCGTTCGAGCGGATGGTCGAGGACTTCCACGACCTCCTGATCCGCCGCAAGGTCGGCTCACCACGCGCCGGCGAGCCGGTCTGGCAGGAGCTGCTCGGGCTGGTGGTCGCTGGTCAGGGCATGACATCCCTGCTCAACGCGGTCTCGCGGCTCGCCGGGTGTGAGGTCGAGTTCGTCGACACCGACGGCCAGGTGGTCGAGCGCAGCCGCATCGTGACCGGTCAGGGGCGGGGAGAACGGACGGTTGCGGAGGTACGCGGGCCGACCGGTCCACTCGGTCGCCTGGTGCTTGCCGCGCGACCAACGCAACGGCGCACGGCGGTCGCCGAGCGCGCCGCTGTCGCGGTGGCCCTCGAACTCGGCCGCCACCCCGACCACGGCGCCAGGCCGTCGCTCGCGCACGCGGTGATCACCGATCTGGCGAACGGCCTGCTCACCTCCGAGGGCGACCTGGTCGAGCGGCTCTCGGCGGCGGGCTGGGTCGCGACCGACGAACACGTGCTCGTCGCCGCGGTCGACGTCGACGGACGAACGCCGGTACGAGATGCGGTGCCGGTCGTACAGGAGGCGGTGCAGTCGGTTCTCGGCAACTGCCTGGTCGGTTCGGCGGGCCATCACGTGATCGTGCTCGCGCACGGGTGGCGGCACGCGCTGCCCGCGCGAGTGCGCGCGTCGTTCGCCGAGGCGTACGACGCGATGCGCGTGGCGGAGACCGGCCAAGCCCTTCGTACGCTGGGAGTCGCCGCGCCCGTTGCCGAGTTCGCCGACGTCGCGGGAGCCGTCGCGCAGGCGCGCGACGTCGTACAGGTCGCGCGGCGCTTCGGCACCCGCAGTGGTGTTCTGTTGGCGCGCGACGTCGGGACCCAGCGGCTCCTCGGGTCGGTCGACTCGGCTGCGTTGTCGTCGTTCATCACCGAGCAGCTGGGGCCGTTGATCGCGTTCGACGCACAGCACTCGGCCGACCTCGTACGCACGCTCGATGCGCACCTAGCCAATGGCGGCAGCAAGACGCGTACCGCGCTCGCGCTCGGCATCCGGCGGCAGTCGCTGTACGCGCGCCTGGAACGGATCGCGAAGCTACTCGGTGCCGACCTCGACGACCCTGCGCAGACGACGAGCCTCGGTCTCGCCCTGACGGCCTGGCGGATGCGTACAGGGCTCGACCCGCAGGCCGCCTTCGACCGACCCCACTGA
- a CDS encoding GNAT family N-acetyltransferase — translation MVGGPSARSAAAGRRPRPAESMDDTFRRWSSNDDYSSTGFSVVRRDEGTLLGHVTIFGADAKNRAGTLAIVLGPEHVGHGYGTEAVRLMVRYGFAEMGLHRIGLQTYAFNARALAAYAKAGFREEGRRREVVFHDGAFHDEVQLGLLESDWRSDR, via the coding sequence GTGGTGGGCGGACCCAGCGCTCGCAGTGCTGCAGCAGGACGTCGTCCGCGACCGGCCGAGTCGATGGACGACACCTTCCGGCGCTGGAGCTCCAACGACGACTACTCATCGACGGGGTTCAGCGTCGTACGCCGCGACGAGGGCACCCTGCTCGGGCACGTCACGATCTTCGGCGCGGATGCGAAGAACCGGGCCGGCACGCTCGCGATCGTGCTCGGGCCCGAGCACGTGGGTCACGGCTACGGCACCGAGGCGGTGCGGCTGATGGTGCGGTACGGGTTCGCCGAGATGGGCCTGCACCGCATCGGCCTGCAGACGTACGCCTTCAACGCCCGCGCCCTCGCGGCGTACGCGAAGGCGGGGTTCCGCGAGGAGGGCCGCCGCCGCGAGGTCGTCTTCCACGACGGCGCGTTCCACGACGAGGTGCAGCTGGGCCTGCTCGAGTCCGACTGGCGCTCCGACCGCTGA
- a CDS encoding type II toxin-antitoxin system VapC family toxin: protein MKVVDANVLLYAVDETSARHEQANRWLSRTLKETETIGFCWIVLIAFVRLSTHPSIQTNPLSPATAIDIVDGWLARPPAVALEPAPNHLAALRPLLESTGTGGNLVNDAHIAAIAREHGATVVTYDNDFGRFDGVRWEQPK from the coding sequence GTGAAGGTCGTCGACGCCAACGTCTTGCTGTATGCCGTCGACGAGACGTCGGCCAGACACGAGCAAGCTAATCGCTGGCTGTCGCGCACGCTCAAAGAGACCGAGACGATCGGGTTCTGCTGGATCGTGCTGATCGCATTCGTCCGGCTCAGCACCCACCCATCCATTCAGACGAACCCCCTCTCGCCAGCAACGGCCATCGACATTGTCGACGGCTGGCTCGCTCGCCCACCGGCAGTCGCGCTCGAGCCCGCACCGAATCACCTCGCGGCTCTGCGTCCGCTGCTGGAATCCACGGGCACCGGTGGCAATCTGGTGAACGACGCGCACATTGCTGCGATTGCCCGGGAACACGGCGCCACGGTGGTGACGTACGACAACGATTTCGGGCGCTTCGACGGTGTCCGGTGGGAGCAGCCGAAGTAG
- a CDS encoding ribbon-helix-helix domain-containing protein, with protein sequence MRTTITLDPDVEALVTRAMRERKMSFKAAVNDALRRGLAGETGGDDYEVPTHPLGARVDLTKATQLAGELEDAEIIRKMRLGK encoded by the coding sequence ATGCGCACGACGATAACCCTCGATCCCGATGTCGAGGCTCTGGTCACGCGGGCAATGCGCGAACGCAAGATGTCTTTCAAGGCCGCGGTCAACGACGCCCTGCGCCGAGGACTCGCGGGCGAGACCGGTGGCGACGACTACGAGGTTCCAACACACCCGCTTGGGGCCCGCGTCGATCTGACCAAGGCAACCCAGCTCGCAGGCGAGCTCGAGGACGCGGAGATCATCCGCAAGATGCGGCTCGGCAAGTGA
- a CDS encoding Maf family protein, with product MSIRLVLASQSPARLATLRSAGVEPEVVVSGFDESTVTETDPVRLASALAAYKARVVADRVGTDAVVIGCDSVLDLDGEVHGKPRDADDARARLRRMRGGSGVLHTGHCVIHNDREVVRDAATTVYFGDFDDALIDAYVATGEPLNVAGSFTIDGLGGPFIEGVEGDPHNVVGISLPTLRHMLAEFGIEWRQLWHAS from the coding sequence ATGTCGATCCGCCTCGTACTCGCGTCCCAGTCGCCCGCCCGGCTTGCAACGCTACGCTCGGCAGGTGTCGAGCCAGAGGTGGTCGTCTCGGGCTTCGACGAGTCGACCGTGACCGAAACCGATCCAGTACGCCTTGCGTCGGCACTCGCGGCGTACAAGGCCCGAGTGGTCGCCGATCGGGTCGGCACGGATGCCGTCGTCATCGGCTGCGACTCCGTGCTCGATCTCGACGGGGAGGTGCATGGCAAGCCGCGCGACGCCGACGACGCACGCGCCCGGCTGCGGCGGATGCGTGGGGGCTCCGGCGTCTTGCACACCGGGCACTGCGTGATCCACAACGACCGTGAGGTCGTACGCGATGCGGCGACGACGGTGTACTTCGGCGACTTCGACGACGCCCTGATCGACGCGTACGTCGCGACCGGAGAACCCCTCAACGTCGCCGGATCGTTCACCATCGACGGTCTCGGCGGGCCGTTCATCGAGGGTGTCGAGGGCGATCCGCACAATGTTGTCGGCATCTCGCTCCCGACCCTGCGGCACATGCTTGCGGAGTTCGGCATCGAGTGGCGGCAGCTGTGGCATGCATCATAG
- a CDS encoding TetR/AcrR family transcriptional regulator → MTSPHPERPVGLRERKKARTRDAIQREALRLFTEQGYDATTVEQIAEAAEVSPSTYFRYFPTKEEPVIYDRIDPILMASFLDQPAELTPLQAVRVAIREVLQQLPAEESELEAMRHRLIFGVPELRARIVERMVDTMSVLADAVAERVGCERGDERVQVFTGCVLGAMLAGAYGRDGSDLTEPPPMLTSEMVARVDRALKLLENGVPFERADG, encoded by the coding sequence ATGACCTCACCGCATCCCGAGCGTCCCGTCGGACTCCGCGAGCGGAAGAAGGCGCGTACGCGCGACGCGATCCAGCGCGAGGCGCTGCGGTTGTTCACCGAGCAGGGGTACGACGCGACGACCGTGGAGCAGATCGCCGAGGCCGCAGAGGTGTCACCGAGCACCTACTTCCGTTACTTCCCGACCAAGGAGGAGCCGGTCATCTACGACCGGATAGACCCGATCCTGATGGCGTCGTTCCTCGACCAGCCCGCGGAGCTGACCCCGCTGCAGGCCGTGCGAGTCGCCATCCGCGAAGTCCTCCAGCAGCTGCCCGCGGAGGAGTCCGAGCTGGAGGCGATGCGTCACCGGTTGATCTTCGGCGTACCCGAGCTGCGGGCGCGCATCGTGGAACGGATGGTCGACACGATGTCGGTCCTGGCGGACGCCGTCGCGGAGCGCGTCGGTTGCGAACGAGGCGACGAGCGCGTTCAGGTGTTCACGGGCTGTGTCCTCGGGGCGATGCTGGCGGGTGCGTACGGGCGAGATGGCTCCGATCTCACCGAGCCTCCGCCGATGCTGACATCGGAGATGGTCGCACGGGTCGACCGAGCACTGAAGCTGCTCGAGAACGGCGTGCCGTTCGAGCGCGCCGACGGCTGA
- a CDS encoding DHA2 family efflux MFS transporter permease subunit: protein MQESYPRRWWALGALAIALLTFGLDLTVMNVAMPTLAVELDASTSQLQWFSNAYTLVLAAALLPAGLLGDKLGPRRWLLTGLALFGVASIACAYADSAAQLIAARALLGVGAALMVPLSASMLTRMFQGAERGRAIAIWATAMSLGIPLGPVVGGWLLDNFWWGSVFLINVPLVVVGLVALALWLPSIQGERGTRLDIPGIALSSAGLVALTYGLVEAGDDGWTSTGALVPVTAGLALLIAFAWWQRTTAHPLVDLALFRSPGFLWGSTLATLATFTMMGAMFVLPQYFSAVNGTDAMQTGLRLLPMIGGLLVGVQVADRLRPAFGAKVVVGSGFVLTTIALLIGSTTEVGTGVTFTLTWLAILGVGFGATMAPSMDIALGALDQRKSGVGSAVTQAMRQVAGTFGVAMLGAVLNATYRSNVDVGGLPVDAATATKDSAEAGVRVADATGSDALLDSIHHAFVDGMSAMLWVCAGVGVVGAVLAVSLLPKQADDIEQREEATIDA, encoded by the coding sequence ATGCAGGAATCGTACCCGCGACGGTGGTGGGCACTCGGCGCGCTCGCGATCGCGCTGCTCACCTTCGGCCTCGACCTGACGGTCATGAACGTCGCGATGCCCACGCTGGCGGTCGAGCTCGACGCGTCGACGAGCCAGCTTCAGTGGTTCTCGAACGCGTACACCCTCGTCCTCGCGGCCGCGTTGCTCCCCGCCGGGCTGCTCGGCGACAAGCTCGGCCCGCGGCGCTGGCTGCTCACGGGTCTCGCCCTCTTCGGCGTCGCGTCGATCGCCTGCGCGTACGCAGACTCGGCCGCCCAGCTGATTGCGGCCCGTGCCTTGCTCGGGGTCGGCGCTGCGCTGATGGTTCCGCTGTCCGCCTCCATGCTGACCCGGATGTTCCAGGGCGCCGAGCGCGGTCGCGCGATCGCCATCTGGGCCACGGCGATGTCGCTCGGAATCCCGCTCGGCCCGGTCGTCGGCGGCTGGCTGCTCGACAACTTCTGGTGGGGTTCAGTCTTCCTGATCAACGTTCCGCTCGTCGTCGTCGGGCTGGTCGCACTCGCGCTGTGGCTGCCGTCGATCCAGGGCGAGCGGGGCACGCGCCTCGACATCCCGGGGATCGCGTTGTCCAGCGCGGGGCTCGTCGCGCTCACGTACGGTCTCGTCGAAGCCGGCGACGACGGCTGGACGTCTACGGGCGCACTCGTCCCCGTGACGGCGGGACTTGCGCTCCTCATTGCATTTGCCTGGTGGCAGCGCACAACGGCGCACCCGCTGGTCGACCTCGCACTGTTCAGGTCACCAGGGTTCTTGTGGGGCTCGACGCTCGCAACGCTGGCAACCTTCACCATGATGGGCGCGATGTTCGTACTCCCGCAGTACTTCTCGGCGGTCAACGGCACGGACGCCATGCAGACGGGGCTTCGGCTGCTGCCGATGATCGGTGGACTGCTCGTCGGCGTGCAGGTCGCCGACCGGCTCCGTCCCGCATTCGGCGCGAAGGTGGTCGTCGGCTCTGGCTTTGTGCTCACCACCATCGCCCTGCTGATCGGCTCGACGACCGAGGTCGGTACGGGAGTGACGTTCACGCTCACCTGGCTCGCCATCCTCGGGGTGGGATTCGGCGCAACGATGGCGCCGTCGATGGACATCGCGCTCGGCGCGCTCGACCAGCGCAAGAGCGGCGTCGGGTCGGCCGTCACGCAGGCGATGCGGCAGGTCGCCGGCACCTTCGGCGTCGCGATGCTGGGCGCCGTGCTCAACGCGACGTACCGGTCGAACGTCGACGTCGGCGGACTTCCGGTCGATGCGGCGACGGCGACCAAGGACAGCGCGGAGGCGGGCGTACGAGTCGCCGACGCGACCGGCTCGGATGCCCTGCTCGACTCTATCCACCACGCGTTCGTCGACGGGATGTCGGCGATGCTGTGGGTGTGCGCCGGAGTCGGAGTCGTCGGCGCCGTGCTTGCCGTTTCGCTCCTCCCGAAGCAGGCCGACGACATCGAACAGCGCGAAGAGGCGACAATTGACGCATGA
- a CDS encoding acyl-CoA carboxylase subunit epsilon — protein MSEGAERPVLRVVQGEPSEEELAAVIAVVAARTNAGGEPEREPKARSRWGDPAYAVRPVLSPGPDGWRRSAFPR, from the coding sequence GTGAGCGAGGGAGCGGAGCGGCCCGTGCTGCGCGTGGTCCAGGGCGAGCCGTCCGAGGAGGAGCTGGCCGCCGTGATCGCGGTCGTCGCCGCGCGTACGAACGCCGGGGGCGAGCCCGAGAGGGAGCCGAAGGCCCGGTCGAGGTGGGGCGATCCGGCGTATGCCGTACGTCCGGTGCTGAGCCCCGGTCCGGATGGCTGGCGCCGCTCCGCCTTCCCCCGCTGA
- a CDS encoding acyl-CoA carboxylase subunit beta produces the protein MDVHTTAGKLSDLDRRLDEAVHAGSQRAIEKQHSRGKLTARERVEMLLDEGSFVEIDELARHRSTAFGLESRRPYGDGVVTGYGTVDGRQICVFAQDFTVFGGSLGEVYGEKITKVMDLAMKTGCPIVGINEGAGARIQEGVVSLGLYGEIFRRNVHASGVIPQISLIMGACAGGHVYSPAVTDFTVMVDQTSNMFITGPDVIKTVTGEDVTMEELGGARTHNTKSGNAHYMGSDEEDAIEYVKALLSFLPQNNLEEAPAYDDASELEFSDVDRSLDTLVPDSPNQPYDMHTAIETVLDDGDFLEVQPLFAPNLVIGFGRVEGRSVGVVANQPMQFAGTLDIDASEKAARFVRTCDAFNIPVLTFVDVPGFLPGTDQEWNGIIRRGAKLIYAYAEATVPLVTVITRKAYGGAYDVMGSKHLGADMNLAWPTAQIAVMGAQGAVNILYRNELAGASDPDARRAELIEEYEDTLANPYIAAERGYVDAVISPHETRVEIVRALRLLRTKRETLPPKKHGNIPL, from the coding sequence GTGGACGTCCACACCACCGCCGGAAAGCTCTCCGACCTCGACCGTCGGCTCGACGAGGCGGTGCATGCCGGATCGCAACGGGCGATCGAGAAGCAGCACTCCCGCGGCAAGCTCACGGCCCGCGAACGCGTCGAGATGCTGCTCGACGAGGGCTCGTTCGTCGAGATCGACGAGCTCGCCCGGCATCGCAGCACGGCATTCGGCCTGGAGTCCCGGCGCCCGTACGGCGACGGGGTCGTCACCGGCTACGGCACTGTCGACGGCCGCCAGATCTGCGTCTTCGCGCAGGACTTCACGGTCTTCGGCGGCAGCCTCGGCGAGGTGTACGGGGAGAAGATCACCAAGGTCATGGACCTCGCCATGAAGACCGGCTGCCCCATCGTCGGCATCAACGAAGGCGCCGGCGCGCGGATCCAGGAAGGTGTCGTCTCGCTCGGCCTGTACGGCGAGATCTTTCGGCGCAACGTGCACGCATCGGGCGTCATACCGCAGATCTCGTTGATCATGGGCGCCTGCGCGGGCGGCCACGTCTACTCGCCGGCCGTCACCGACTTCACGGTGATGGTCGACCAGACCTCGAACATGTTCATCACCGGTCCCGACGTGATCAAGACGGTCACCGGTGAGGACGTCACGATGGAGGAGCTCGGGGGCGCGCGTACGCACAACACCAAGAGCGGCAACGCGCACTACATGGGCTCCGACGAGGAAGACGCCATCGAGTACGTCAAGGCGCTGCTGAGCTTCCTCCCACAGAACAATCTGGAGGAAGCACCCGCGTACGACGACGCCTCCGAGCTGGAGTTCTCCGACGTCGACCGCTCGCTCGACACGCTCGTTCCGGACTCGCCCAACCAGCCGTACGACATGCACACCGCGATCGAGACGGTTCTCGACGACGGTGACTTCCTCGAGGTGCAGCCGCTGTTCGCGCCGAACCTGGTGATCGGCTTCGGCCGGGTCGAGGGCCGCAGCGTCGGCGTGGTGGCGAACCAACCGATGCAGTTCGCCGGCACGCTCGACATCGACGCGTCCGAGAAGGCCGCGCGGTTCGTACGCACCTGCGACGCGTTCAACATCCCTGTCCTGACGTTCGTGGACGTTCCCGGCTTCCTGCCCGGCACGGACCAGGAGTGGAACGGCATCATCCGGCGCGGCGCGAAGCTGATCTACGCGTACGCCGAGGCGACGGTTCCGCTGGTCACGGTCATCACCCGCAAGGCGTACGGCGGCGCGTACGACGTCATGGGGTCGAAGCACCTCGGGGCCGACATGAACCTCGCCTGGCCGACCGCGCAGATCGCCGTGATGGGTGCGCAGGGGGCGGTGAACATCCTGTACCGCAACGAGCTGGCGGGGGCATCCGATCCGGATGCCCGTCGGGCGGAGCTGATCGAGGAGTACGAGGACACGCTGGCGAACCCGTACATCGCGGCCGAGCGCGGCTACGTCGACGCGGTGATCTCGCCGCACGAGACGCGGGTCGAGATCGTCCGTGCGCTGCGGCTGTTGCGCACGAAGCGCGAGACGCTGCCGCCGAAGAAGCACGGGAACATTCCGCTGTGA